A stretch of Coregonus clupeaformis isolate EN_2021a chromosome 37, ASM2061545v1, whole genome shotgun sequence DNA encodes these proteins:
- the LOC121553402 gene encoding gremlin-2-like has protein sequence MFWRITLPVLLAGVLCVATETRKPRPQGSIPSLFKTKGNLSERQRLLPRKPEVLSSSREALVVTERRYLRRDWCKTQPLRQTVSEEGCRSRTVVNRFCYGQCNSFYIPRHMSPSSNRGPGSGRKNHNKAQEPFQSCSFCRPHRITQLTVQLDCPGLQPAFRHRKVQRVKQCRCMSVDVSGNGKL, from the coding sequence ATGTTTTGGAGAATCACTCTCCCGGTCCTACTGGCTGGGGTGCTCTGTGTTGCCACAGAGACCAGGAAGCCCCGCCCCCAGGGCTCCATCCCCTCACTTTTCAAGACCAAAGGCAACCTGTCGGAGCGTCAGCGCCTGTTGCCGCGGAAACCCGAAGTCCTTTCGTCAAGTCGGGAGGCCCTGGTGGTCACGGAGCGCCGGTACCTCCGACGTGACTGGTGCAAGACGCAACCCCTCCGCCAGACAGTGAGCGAGGAGGGCTGCCGGAGTCGTACAGTGGTCAACCGCTTCTGCTATGGCCAGTGTAACTCCTTCTACATCCCCCGCCACATGAGCCCCAGCTCAAATCGAGGCCCAGGGTCCGGCCGGAAGAACCACAACAAGGCCCAAGAGCCCTTCCAGTCCTGTTCCTTCTGCAGGCCGCACCGCATCACGCAGCTCACTGTGCAGTTGGACTGTCCAGGTCTGCAACCGGCCTTTCGCCATCGCAAGGTGCAGCGTGTCAAACAGTGTCGCTGTATGTCGGTGGACGTGAGTGGTAACGGAAAACTGTGA